One Prodigiosinella aquatilis DNA window includes the following coding sequences:
- a CDS encoding AI-2E family transporter: MQLLNLRQARLLSIGFIMSGLLLLIVLRLLACFVAGFLVYEIINLLTPYFQKVISGKRARLVVVAVISTVVVSLLCVVFGTLVGLLMQEMKDTSVFNERIAFILHDVQKQFMTYLPGYLPVSIDELQREFLSWLQKHVVILQNLGKDFLHGFVTMLIGMILGAIISLYNVEPDVEKPLLKTELLHRVALLSASFRNIVFAQVKISLVNTTLSAVFILGIFPGFGVHLPFAKTLVILTFIFGLLPVIGNLISNSVVFIAALSISVPVSLVALVYLMLIHKLEYFLNAKIVGTRIKAHAWEILLAMLVFEAAFGISGVIAAPIYYAYLKSELKEAALI, from the coding sequence ATGCAGTTGTTGAATTTAAGGCAGGCCAGATTATTAAGCATTGGCTTTATCATGAGCGGATTATTGCTTTTGATTGTGTTACGCCTGCTGGCTTGTTTTGTCGCAGGTTTTCTGGTGTATGAAATCATCAATCTGCTAACGCCGTATTTTCAGAAAGTTATCAGCGGTAAGCGCGCACGGTTGGTGGTGGTGGCGGTGATTAGTACGGTAGTGGTTAGCCTGCTGTGTGTAGTTTTTGGTACGCTGGTGGGATTGTTGATGCAGGAAATGAAAGATACCAGCGTATTTAATGAGCGTATTGCATTTATTTTGCACGACGTGCAAAAGCAATTCATGACTTATTTACCTGGATACTTACCGGTAAGTATTGACGAATTACAGCGTGAGTTTCTGTCCTGGCTGCAAAAGCATGTCGTGATATTGCAGAATCTGGGTAAGGATTTCTTGCATGGATTTGTCACCATGTTGATCGGTATGATCCTGGGCGCGATCATTTCTCTGTATAACGTTGAACCAGACGTTGAAAAACCGTTACTGAAAACAGAGTTACTACACCGTGTGGCGCTGTTGTCCGCATCATTTCGAAATATTGTGTTTGCGCAGGTAAAAATATCGCTGGTGAATACCACCCTGTCTGCCGTTTTTATCCTGGGTATTTTCCCCGGATTTGGTGTTCATTTACCGTTTGCCAAAACACTGGTGATATTGACGTTTATATTTGGTTTGCTGCCGGTGATCGGCAATTTGATTTCCAATTCCGTGGTGTTCATTGCGGCATTGTCCATTTCAGTGCCGGTGTCGTTGGTGGCACTGGTTTATCTGATGTTGATTCACAAGCTGGAGTATTTTCTTAACGCTAAAATTGTGGGTACCCGAATTAAAGCCCATGCCTGGGAAATACTATTGGCGATGCTGGTTTTTGAAGCCGCTTTCGGGATATCCGGTGTGATTGCCGCGCCGATATACTATGCCTATCTGAAAAGTGAGCTGAAAGAAGCGGCTCTGATCTGA
- the lpxP gene encoding kdo(2)-lipid IV(A) palmitoleoyltransferase yields MSTPQKFTKSLLHPRYWLVWFGLGVLFLLVQLPYPLLMRFGSSVGRFSRFFLKRREVIARRNLELCFPQMPVEQRNSILIANFASLGMALIETGMAWFWSDRRVRTWFDVRGLENLQHAGRGHKGVMIIGIHFMSLELGGRAMGLCQPMMAMYRPHNNKVMELVQTWGRSRSNKAMIDRKDLRGMVRALKQGEAVWFAPDQDYGPKGSVFAPFFAVKRAATTSGTFTISRLARPAMITTVLIRKENGRGYYLVIQPELQDYPYDDEQLAACYINRVIEQEILRAPEQYLWLHRRFKTRPAGEVSLYA; encoded by the coding sequence ATGAGCACTCCACAAAAATTTACGAAATCATTACTTCATCCACGTTATTGGCTGGTTTGGTTTGGCCTTGGCGTGTTGTTTTTGCTGGTTCAGTTACCTTATCCGCTACTGATGCGTTTCGGCAGCAGTGTTGGCAGATTTTCTCGTTTTTTTCTTAAACGCCGAGAAGTTATCGCCAGACGTAATCTGGAACTCTGCTTCCCGCAGATGCCTGTTGAGCAACGGAATTCGATATTGATAGCCAATTTTGCGTCATTGGGTATGGCGCTGATAGAAACGGGTATGGCCTGGTTTTGGTCTGATCGTCGGGTACGGACATGGTTTGATGTCCGTGGGTTGGAAAATTTACAGCATGCGGGTCGGGGTCATAAAGGCGTGATGATCATCGGTATCCATTTTATGTCGCTGGAATTGGGGGGGCGGGCGATGGGGTTATGCCAACCAATGATGGCGATGTATCGTCCGCATAATAATAAGGTAATGGAGCTGGTGCAGACCTGGGGGCGTTCTCGCTCTAATAAAGCGATGATTGATCGTAAAGATCTACGTGGCATGGTTCGGGCTCTAAAACAGGGCGAAGCCGTGTGGTTCGCGCCGGATCAGGACTATGGCCCTAAAGGCAGTGTATTTGCGCCATTCTTTGCGGTGAAACGCGCAGCCACGACCAGTGGAACCTTTACCATCAGCCGTCTGGCAAGACCTGCCATGATCACTACCGTGTTAATTCGTAAAGAGAATGGTCGGGGATATTACTTGGTGATTCAGCCAGAATTGCAGGATTATCCATACGATGATGAACAACTGGCGGCCTGTTACATTAATCGGGTGATTGAACAGGAAATTTTACGGGCACCAGAACAGTATCTTTGGCTTCATCGCCGTTTTAAAACGCGCCCGGCTGGCGAAGTTTCTTTGTATGCCTGA
- a CDS encoding transcriptional regulator: MSLIFGQNEIINMLSTAPAHNDRRAVAVIDEKCKVIYANSAFNAHFGLRSVPNTPVSIDEVLPVNVKFAYQDFITNSDVLSTRVVWDLLSDGFSKKNQGTLSFSKLNVENRVLSLVILNQENTDTTSHLAS; the protein is encoded by the coding sequence ATGAGTCTGATATTTGGGCAGAACGAAATCATAAACATGTTAAGTACCGCCCCAGCGCACAATGACAGGCGCGCTGTTGCAGTAATTGATGAAAAATGCAAGGTGATCTACGCCAATTCTGCATTTAATGCGCATTTTGGCCTACGCTCCGTGCCTAATACTCCAGTATCTATTGACGAGGTATTGCCGGTTAACGTGAAATTTGCATATCAGGATTTCATAACCAACAGTGATGTACTTAGCACTCGCGTGGTTTGGGATTTATTATCAGATGGTTTTTCTAAAAAGAACCAGGGTACGCTTTCTTTCTCTAAATTGAATGTGGAAAATCGGGTATTATCCTTAGTGATTTTGAATCAAGAAAATACTGACACTACATCACACCTCGCTTCTTAA
- a CDS encoding helix-turn-helix transcriptional regulator codes for MSIIIRLDVLLAQKKMKSRELACLIGITEQNLSLLKSGKVRSIRFDTLQKICAALSCQPGDLLEYRPDE; via the coding sequence ATGTCAATCATTATTAGGCTGGATGTGTTATTGGCACAAAAGAAAATGAAGTCACGGGAGCTGGCTTGCTTAATCGGGATTACGGAACAAAATCTGTCGCTGTTAAAATCAGGGAAGGTGAGAAGTATCCGTTTTGATACGTTGCAGAAAATATGTGCTGCATTGTCGTGCCAACCGGGTGATTTATTGGAATACCGACCGGATGAATAA
- a CDS encoding GrpB family protein, which translates to MVNKPITNQIVDYDIAWPEVYKKEAAFLLACFCDVSIHHVGSTSIKEMPAKPEIDILIIIPEKSDYQNKIECLGYTRGRDLSAGHQFYKKEKAGVRTYKLYLCHAGHPDIQKMLIFKQHLEHHESDFKAYGELKRKLVARGMSMADYLRQKEPFISGILSKYLKT; encoded by the coding sequence ATGGTTAATAAACCAATTACAAATCAGATTGTTGACTATGACATTGCATGGCCTGAAGTGTATAAGAAAGAGGCTGCTTTCCTCTTAGCCTGTTTTTGTGATGTTTCTATTCATCATGTTGGGAGCACGTCAATCAAGGAAATGCCAGCTAAACCCGAGATCGATATCCTTATCATTATTCCAGAGAAATCAGATTATCAAAATAAAATTGAGTGTCTTGGATATACAAGAGGGCGTGATTTATCTGCTGGCCATCAATTTTATAAGAAGGAAAAAGCGGGCGTCAGAACGTATAAATTGTATTTATGTCATGCAGGACATCCTGATATCCAGAAAATGTTAATCTTCAAACAACACCTTGAACATCATGAAAGTGACTTTAAGGCTTATGGCGAACTCAAAAGAAAACTTGTTGCTAGAGGAATGAGTATGGCTGACTACTTACGCCAGAAAGAGCCTTTCATAAGCGGTATACTGTCAAAATATCTGAAGACATAA
- a CDS encoding fructuronate reductase, translating into MSNITQNLSTVSLPATVQQPHYDRNALKPRIVHIGFGAFHRAHQALLTNRVLNQQGGDWGICEIVLFSNDTMITSLRQQDHLFTVLEKDATGNHAIIIGSVCKSLHARVEGIPAILAQLADPEVAIVSLTITEKGYCMDGSSGMLDQNNPLIQQDLADPLHPSSVPGLLAEALRLRHERGIAPFSVLSCDNVPENGKIAKKAVMESARIRDAALAEWIDSQVTFPNTMVDRIVPAATPETLQQITDALGVADPCGIACEPFIQWVIEDNFVAGRPDWNIAGAQLVDDVLPFEEMKLRMLNGSHSFLAYLGYLAGYEHINDCMEDEHYRQAVYHLMLKEQEPTLRLKDRDLVTYADQLVTRFSNPALKHRTWQIAMDGTQKLPQRMLASLRWHIEHNSDCRCLILGIAGWMRYVSGTDDAGQTIDVRDPLIETLRNIVNTTADDIERVRGLLSLKSVFGDDLPVNNTFVTAVTQAYLALRDHGAKSAVADLLK; encoded by the coding sequence ATGTCCAATATCACCCAAAACCTTTCTACCGTTTCCTTGCCAGCTACCGTTCAGCAGCCGCACTATGACCGCAATGCGTTGAAACCCCGCATTGTTCATATCGGTTTTGGTGCCTTTCATCGTGCACACCAGGCACTGTTGACCAACCGAGTGCTAAATCAGCAGGGTGGCGATTGGGGGATTTGTGAAATCGTGTTGTTCAGTAACGATACGATGATCACATCATTACGCCAGCAGGATCATTTATTCACTGTGCTGGAAAAAGACGCCACCGGAAATCACGCCATTATTATCGGATCCGTATGCAAATCCCTACACGCCCGCGTGGAAGGTATTCCGGCTATTCTGGCACAACTGGCAGATCCGGAGGTGGCGATTGTCTCCCTGACCATCACCGAAAAAGGCTACTGCATGGATGGCTCCAGCGGTATGTTGGATCAAAATAACCCATTGATACAGCAGGATCTGGCCGATCCTCTGCACCCGTCTTCCGTACCCGGCCTGCTGGCCGAGGCGTTACGACTGCGTCATGAACGCGGTATCGCACCTTTTTCCGTACTTTCCTGCGATAACGTGCCGGAGAACGGCAAAATCGCCAAAAAAGCGGTAATGGAATCAGCCCGGATACGGGACGCCGCGCTGGCAGAGTGGATTGACAGTCAGGTCACGTTTCCCAATACCATGGTAGACCGCATCGTACCCGCCGCCACACCGGAAACCTTGCAGCAGATTACCGACGCACTGGGCGTGGCAGATCCATGCGGGATAGCCTGCGAACCTTTTATTCAGTGGGTGATCGAAGATAATTTCGTCGCTGGCCGACCAGACTGGAACATTGCCGGGGCACAGTTGGTCGATGATGTCCTGCCGTTTGAAGAAATGAAGCTAAGAATGCTCAATGGTAGCCACTCTTTTCTCGCCTATCTGGGTTATCTGGCAGGCTATGAGCATATCAATGATTGCATGGAAGATGAGCACTATCGTCAGGCAGTTTACCACCTGATGCTAAAAGAGCAGGAGCCCACACTGCGACTGAAAGACCGGGATCTTGTTACTTATGCTGATCAACTGGTTACCCGCTTCTCCAACCCAGCGCTGAAACACCGTACCTGGCAGATTGCTATGGATGGTACCCAGAAACTACCACAACGTATGCTGGCCTCGCTGCGCTGGCACATCGAGCACAACAGCGATTGCCGTTGCCTGATTCTGGGCATCGCCGGTTGGATGCGCTATGTCAGTGGTACAGATGATGCAGGACAGACAATAGATGTCCGCGACCCATTGATTGAGACGCTACGGAATATTGTCAACACAACGGCTGATGACATCGAACGGGTACGCGGATTATTGTCGCTGAAAAGCGTATTCGGCGATGATTTGCCCGTCAACAACACCTTTGTCACTGCCGTCACGCAGGCTTATCTGGCGCTACGGGATCACGGAGCTAAATCTGCCGTTGCCGACCTGCTGAAATAA
- a CDS encoding Na+/H+ antiporter, translated as MEIFFTILILMLVVSLSGVVTRIMPFQIPIPLMQIALGAMLAWSQFGLHVDFNPELFMVLFIPPLLFADGWKTPTREFLRHMREILGLALVLVLITVVGMGYLIHWMIPGMPLVAAFALAAVLSPTDAVALSGIVGEDRIPKKLMSILQGEALMNDASALVSLKFAVAIALGTMVFSVSGITLAFLLVALGGLLAGIVVTWVYSKSLRLLSRWSDDDAATQIVLLLLLPFAAYMIAEHLGVSGILAAVASGMTISQSGIIRNAPLNMRLRANGVWSMLEFVFNGMVFLMLGLQLPGVLEDSMLQASRDPTIETWMLFADIAVIYFALLLLRFCWLWLMKTYSQKIQDKHPMLFAEFSTRELWISSFAGVRGAITLAGVLSIPLVLINGAAFPSRYQLVFIATGVILLSLFCGVVALPMLLKGIVLTDKSTHKKEERMARISMAEVAIDSLHKMEERLAMDRDENIDEQVLKEVSTRVIGMLRRRVVGKDELENSLMIENLERRFRLAAVNAERAELYHLRATQQISNETLQSMLRELDLLEAVLSEKV; from the coding sequence ATGGAAATCTTTTTTACCATTCTGATATTGATGCTGGTGGTATCGCTGTCTGGCGTTGTTACTCGTATCATGCCGTTTCAGATACCCATTCCATTAATGCAAATCGCGCTGGGAGCCATGCTGGCCTGGTCGCAATTCGGTCTACATGTCGACTTTAACCCAGAATTATTCATGGTGTTATTTATCCCCCCGCTGTTGTTTGCTGATGGCTGGAAAACACCGACACGAGAATTTCTGCGCCATATGCGGGAAATTTTAGGGCTGGCGCTGGTACTGGTGCTGATTACCGTGGTGGGCATGGGATACCTTATTCACTGGATGATCCCGGGAATGCCATTGGTGGCTGCTTTTGCACTGGCGGCGGTGCTTTCTCCCACGGATGCGGTAGCGCTGTCTGGTATCGTGGGAGAAGACCGGATACCGAAAAAACTGATGAGTATTTTGCAGGGTGAAGCATTGATGAATGATGCTTCTGCACTGGTTTCACTGAAGTTTGCAGTAGCGATAGCCCTGGGAACTATGGTGTTTAGTGTTTCCGGCATTACGCTGGCTTTTTTGCTGGTGGCGCTGGGAGGATTATTGGCCGGTATTGTTGTGACCTGGGTTTACAGTAAATCGCTACGCTTGCTCAGCCGCTGGAGTGATGATGACGCGGCAACCCAAATTGTCTTGCTGCTATTGCTCCCTTTTGCTGCTTATATGATTGCTGAACATCTTGGTGTATCTGGCATTCTGGCTGCTGTTGCATCAGGGATGACCATCAGCCAATCTGGTATTATTCGCAACGCCCCTCTGAACATGCGGTTACGCGCCAATGGTGTATGGTCGATGCTGGAATTCGTTTTTAACGGTATGGTGTTTTTGATGCTAGGGCTACAGTTACCCGGCGTGTTGGAAGATTCGATGTTACAGGCAAGCCGTGACCCTACTATCGAAACCTGGATGTTATTTGCCGATATTGCGGTTATCTATTTTGCGTTACTGCTGTTGCGCTTTTGCTGGTTATGGCTGATGAAAACCTATAGTCAGAAGATCCAGGATAAGCACCCGATGCTATTTGCCGAGTTTTCGACCCGTGAACTGTGGATCTCTTCTTTTGCCGGTGTGCGTGGCGCTATTACGTTGGCTGGTGTGTTATCCATTCCATTGGTGCTGATAAATGGTGCAGCTTTTCCATCGCGTTATCAATTAGTGTTCATTGCGACTGGTGTTATTTTGCTGTCATTGTTTTGCGGGGTCGTGGCGCTACCTATGTTATTAAAAGGTATAGTGTTGACGGACAAGAGCACACATAAAAAAGAGGAGCGAATGGCCCGTATTTCGATGGCTGAAGTGGCTATCGATAGTCTGCATAAGATGGAAGAGCGTCTGGCGATGGACCGGGATGAGAATATTGATGAGCAGGTGTTGAAAGAGGTGAGTACCCGCGTCATAGGGATGTTACGCCGTCGGGTGGTGGGCAAGGATGAGTTGGAAAACAGCTTGATGATTGAGAATCTGGAACGACGTTTTCGGTTGGCGGCGGTAAATGCGGAGCGTGCCGAGCTTTATCATCTACGTGCGACTCAGCAAATCAGTAATGAAACATTGCAAAGCATGCTACGGGAGCTGGATTTACTGGAAGCCGTGCTAAGTGAAAAAGTGTAG
- the acs gene encoding acetate--CoA ligase, producing MSQQNKHPIPVNIAKDTLITADQYKKMYQESIQDPAAFWREQGKIVDWMKPYQQVKNTSFDPGHIHIGWFEDGTLNVAANCLDRHLETRGDQTAIIWEGDDAKESKKVTYRELHQSVCRFANVLKAQGIKKGDVIAIYMPMVPEAAVAMLACARIGAVHSVIFGGFSPESIAGRIIDSSAKLVITADEGIRAGRAIPLKKNIDEALKNPAVNSVSNVIVFRRTGKQGEWKTGRDLWWHDLMELAADHCPPEEMNAEDPLFILYTSGSTGKPKGVLHTTGGYLVYAATTFKYVFDYHPGDIYWCTADVGWITGHSYLVYGPLACGAITLMFEGVPNWPDSSRMAQVIDKHQVNILYTAPTAIRALMADGDKAIQGTSRTSLKIMGSVGEPINPEAWEWYFNKIGNAKCPIVDTWWQTETGGFMITPLPGATELKAGSATLPFFGVQPALVDNLGNLQDGACEGNLVITDSWPGQARTLFGDHDRFEQTYFSTFKGMYFSGDGARRDEDGYYWITGRVDDVLNVSGHRLGTAEIESALVSHPKIAEAAVVGIPHHLKGQAIYAYITLNHGEEPTSELYTEVRNWVRKEIGPIATPDILHWTDSLPKTRSGKIMRRILRKIAAGDTSNLGDISTLADPGVVDKLLEEKQTMNIPS from the coding sequence ATGAGCCAACAGAATAAGCACCCCATACCCGTTAACATCGCGAAAGATACGTTAATAACAGCCGATCAATATAAAAAGATGTACCAGGAATCTATCCAGGATCCTGCCGCCTTTTGGCGAGAACAGGGGAAGATCGTTGATTGGATGAAGCCATATCAACAGGTCAAAAACACATCATTCGATCCCGGCCACATCCATATTGGTTGGTTTGAAGACGGTACCTTGAATGTTGCCGCCAACTGTCTTGATCGTCACCTGGAAACACGTGGCGATCAAACTGCCATCATCTGGGAGGGTGATGACGCTAAAGAAAGTAAAAAGGTCACTTACCGGGAACTACACCAATCCGTCTGCCGCTTTGCTAATGTTCTGAAAGCGCAGGGAATAAAAAAAGGCGACGTGATCGCTATTTACATGCCGATGGTACCTGAAGCTGCCGTCGCCATGCTGGCCTGCGCTCGTATTGGTGCCGTCCATTCCGTTATTTTTGGTGGTTTTTCACCTGAATCTATTGCCGGGCGTATTATTGACTCCAGTGCGAAACTGGTTATCACCGCTGATGAAGGGATTCGCGCCGGGCGTGCAATTCCGCTGAAGAAAAATATTGATGAAGCACTAAAAAATCCCGCCGTGAACAGTGTTTCCAACGTAATCGTTTTCCGCCGTACCGGAAAACAAGGTGAGTGGAAAACCGGACGAGATCTGTGGTGGCACGATCTGATGGAACTGGCCGCTGATCATTGCCCACCGGAAGAAATGAACGCGGAAGATCCACTGTTTATCCTTTATACCTCTGGCTCGACCGGCAAACCCAAAGGCGTCCTGCATACTACCGGTGGTTATCTGGTTTATGCGGCTACCACCTTTAAATATGTCTTTGATTATCATCCTGGAGACATCTACTGGTGTACTGCCGATGTCGGCTGGATCACCGGTCACAGTTATTTGGTCTATGGTCCGCTGGCCTGTGGCGCCATTACGCTGATGTTTGAAGGGGTTCCCAATTGGCCAGATTCCAGCCGTATGGCACAGGTAATTGATAAACATCAGGTCAATATTCTTTACACCGCACCGACAGCCATCCGTGCATTGATGGCGGATGGAGACAAAGCGATTCAGGGCACCTCCCGGACATCGCTGAAAATCATGGGATCCGTCGGCGAACCCATCAACCCGGAAGCCTGGGAATGGTATTTCAACAAAATTGGTAATGCGAAATGCCCGATCGTGGATACTTGGTGGCAAACCGAAACAGGTGGTTTCATGATCACACCGTTGCCTGGCGCCACCGAACTCAAAGCTGGTTCAGCAACCCTGCCGTTCTTTGGTGTACAACCTGCGCTGGTCGATAACCTCGGAAATCTTCAGGATGGGGCTTGTGAAGGCAATCTGGTCATCACCGACTCCTGGCCTGGTCAGGCCCGTACTTTATTTGGTGATCACGACCGCTTTGAACAGACGTATTTCTCCACGTTCAAAGGAATGTACTTCAGTGGTGATGGCGCGCGCCGCGACGAAGATGGTTATTACTGGATCACTGGCCGAGTGGATGATGTATTGAACGTATCCGGGCATCGCCTGGGAACTGCTGAAATCGAATCTGCATTAGTGTCTCATCCCAAAATAGCCGAAGCCGCCGTCGTTGGTATTCCACACCATCTCAAGGGGCAGGCTATTTATGCCTATATCACGTTGAATCACGGTGAAGAGCCGACCAGCGAGCTGTATACCGAAGTGCGCAACTGGGTACGTAAAGAGATTGGCCCGATTGCGACACCTGATATTCTACACTGGACCGACTCTTTACCTAAAACCCGTTCCGGCAAGATTATGCGGCGTATCCTACGCAAGATCGCTGCCGGGGATACCAGCAATCTGGGAGATATCTCTACACTCGCCGATCCTGGCGTTGTAGATAAATTGCTGGAAGAAAAACAGACGATGAATATTCCTTCTTAG
- a CDS encoding MFS transporter — protein sequence MSKPISFKHTFCYGSANLLGSGALAISGAWLLYFYTTFCDLTLVQAASIFSVASIIDAISNPVMGYISDNFYNTRLGRMFGRRRFFILLGIPLVLVYPMLWMHGFGFWYYLATYVLFELIYTSIMVPYETLATEMTSDFKMRSKLTGSKAIFGKVANFLGAFIPGQFILIYGKDSATPFFYTGLVYGAIMCAAMISLYLTSWERPISEIVHENTTSLWNALKKLSVDMASTFRLRIFRKHMGMYLFGFGAEWLFASAFTYFIVFGLKQNTALVSQLSSFSSIMQLISTAAFIGICVKMGFARPFRLALTVVIVCVIAYAALYFANWSHTATIAVLFGITAVFGLSTGGIYYIPWTVYTFLADVDEVLTGRRREGIYAGAMTFAGKMIRSVIVFVMGWTLSQFGFVSGQSTQPESAVLAIIGVFSLGVTGLAIIAIYYTTQMKLDRKNHAILLEEIARIKAGGAIADIPAEARVVAEELTGWKYEQCWGNNPLGVQPEVKEPIVAISSR from the coding sequence ATGAGTAAACCTATCTCTTTTAAGCACACATTCTGTTACGGCAGTGCTAACCTGCTGGGCAGTGGTGCCTTAGCCATCAGTGGTGCCTGGCTACTGTACTTTTACACCACATTTTGTGATCTGACATTAGTACAGGCGGCGTCAATTTTCTCTGTTGCCAGTATTATTGATGCTATCAGTAACCCGGTAATGGGTTACATCAGTGACAATTTCTACAACACCCGACTCGGCCGGATGTTTGGCCGTCGTCGTTTCTTTATTCTGCTAGGCATTCCGTTGGTATTAGTCTATCCCATGCTGTGGATGCATGGTTTCGGCTTTTGGTATTACCTGGCTACCTATGTCCTGTTTGAGCTAATTTACACCTCAATCATGGTGCCTTATGAAACGCTGGCCACCGAAATGACCAGTGATTTTAAAATGCGGTCTAAACTAACAGGTTCTAAAGCCATTTTTGGCAAAGTGGCCAACTTTCTGGGCGCATTTATTCCAGGTCAATTTATTCTTATTTATGGCAAGGACTCCGCCACCCCCTTCTTCTACACCGGTCTGGTGTATGGTGCCATCATGTGTGCCGCAATGATTTCACTCTATCTGACATCCTGGGAACGGCCTATCAGCGAAATCGTGCATGAAAACACCACCAGCCTATGGAACGCGCTGAAAAAACTCAGTGTGGATATGGCATCGACCTTCCGCCTGCGTATTTTCCGTAAACATATGGGCATGTACTTGTTTGGGTTCGGCGCTGAGTGGCTGTTCGCTTCTGCCTTCACTTATTTTATCGTTTTCGGTCTGAAGCAAAACACAGCGCTGGTTTCCCAGCTCTCCAGCTTCAGCTCTATTATGCAGTTGATTTCCACCGCAGCCTTTATTGGTATCTGTGTCAAAATGGGCTTCGCACGGCCGTTCCGCCTGGCGCTAACCGTGGTTATTGTTTGTGTAATAGCATATGCCGCGCTCTATTTTGCCAATTGGTCTCACACCGCGACCATTGCCGTACTGTTCGGTATCACCGCCGTATTTGGCCTGAGCACCGGGGGGATATACTATATTCCCTGGACGGTATACACCTTCCTGGCTGACGTGGATGAAGTCCTGACGGGGCGTCGCCGTGAGGGTATCTATGCTGGTGCCATGACATTCGCCGGTAAAATGATTCGCTCCGTTATCGTATTTGTCATGGGGTGGACATTGAGTCAATTCGGGTTTGTTTCCGGTCAGTCAACTCAACCGGAAAGTGCGGTTTTAGCCATTATCGGGGTGTTCTCTCTGGGCGTGACGGGTCTGGCCATCATCGCCATTTACTACACCACCCAAATGAAGCTGGATCGTAAAAACCACGCTATCCTGTTGGAAGAAATCGCCCGAATCAAAGCCGGTGGCGCTATTGCCGATATTCCTGCCGAAGCGCGAGTGGTTGCAGAAGAACTGACTGGTTGGAAATATGAACAGTGTTGGGGTAACAACCCGCTCGGGGTGCAACCAGAAGTAAAAGAACCGATTGTCGCAATTTCATCCCGCTAA
- a CDS encoding VOC family protein yields MNQHEKLNYVEFAAKDLDATKSFFTTVFGWDFVDYGPEYTAFANQGLDGGFYKSDACSQTTTGGALLIFYSADIEATLSNVLKNGGEVIRPIFAFPGGCRFHFLEPSGNEFAVWSEARV; encoded by the coding sequence ATGAATCAGCATGAAAAACTTAATTACGTAGAATTTGCTGCTAAAGATTTAGACGCAACAAAATCATTCTTTACCACTGTTTTCGGCTGGGACTTTGTTGACTATGGGCCGGAATATACTGCTTTTGCTAATCAAGGTTTAGACGGTGGTTTTTATAAATCTGACGCTTGTAGCCAAACAACAACTGGCGGAGCACTTCTTATTTTTTATAGTGCTGACATCGAGGCAACATTAAGCAACGTGCTGAAAAATGGTGGTGAAGTTATCCGTCCAATATTTGCGTTTCCTGGCGGCTGCCGTTTTCATTTTCTTGAGCCAAGTGGTAATGAGTTTGCGGTGTGGTCTGAAGCTCGCGTATAA